A genomic segment from Dechloromonas denitrificans encodes:
- a CDS encoding putative toxin-antitoxin system toxin component, PIN family, which translates to MLRLVLDTNVVLDLFHWANLDAVPIMAALEAGRIECFADERTMDELQRVLTYPQLKLTPDMIVERYQRYSALITLVPPGEAPPLPRCKDRDDQKFLELTARCGADILVSKDKALLRLRGRTKLGFRIMKPDAASACLVA; encoded by the coding sequence ATGCTGCGCTTAGTCCTCGATACCAACGTCGTCCTCGATCTCTTCCACTGGGCCAACCTCGATGCCGTGCCGATCATGGCCGCACTGGAGGCCGGCCGGATCGAATGCTTCGCCGACGAGCGAACAATGGACGAACTTCAGCGGGTGCTGACCTACCCGCAACTCAAACTTACGCCGGACATGATCGTCGAGCGTTATCAACGCTACAGCGCGCTGATAACGCTCGTCCCGCCCGGCGAAGCCCCGCCGCTGCCGCGCTGCAAGGATCGCGACGATCAGAAATTCCTCGAACTTACTGCCCGCTGTGGCGCCGACATCCTGGTCAGCAAGGACAAGGCCCTGCTCAGGCTACGCGGTCGAACCAAGCTGGGTTTCCGGATCATGAAACCGGATGCAGCCTCGGCCTGCCTGGTGGCCTGA